A single window of Gossypium hirsutum isolate 1008001.06 chromosome A10, Gossypium_hirsutum_v2.1, whole genome shotgun sequence DNA harbors:
- the LOC107896083 gene encoding F-box/kelch-repeat protein At1g80440: protein MTMELIPSLPNDVARECLIRVKYDQFATLLSTCNGWKTEIERPEFFQLRKATSHGQKLLVMAQSRPHPDIKQPAHKGRSVKTAFGLSVLELDTGIWVDLPLLPHHFPNGIPYFCHLVAVGYDLILIGGLDPVTWDASPSVFVFNFLTAKWRRGADMPGARRSMFGCASGHGPMVYVAGGHDEEKNALKSALAYDVVRDEWTPLPDMSRERDEVKGVFRHGKFHAVGGYCTETQGRFERSAEVFDVETWHWDHVREDFLEASTCPSTCTPGNDMDMYMIYEGNVVGSKDAKWQVIAKLPGDVCKMSYMTRWQDKLMVIGSLRLDEPHNAYVLNLEKSEWTKLWIPQDYSGHVHTGCYLEI, encoded by the coding sequence ATGACCATGGAGCTGATCCCGAGTCTCCCTAATGATGTTGCCCGTGAGTGTTTGATCCGAGTCAAGTATGATCAATTCGCTACGCTTTTGTCAACTTGCAATGGGTGGAAGACGGAGATCGAGCGACCCGAGTTCTTTCAGCTCAGGAAGGCTACTTCCCATGGTCAAAAGCTGCTTGTCATGGCTCAATCTCGCCCTCACCCGGATATCAAACAACCTGCTCATAAAGGCCGCTCTGTTAAAACTGCTTTCGGTCTATCTGTTTTGGAGCTGGATACGGGTATTTGGGTTGACTTGCCACTGCTCCCTCATCACTTCCCTAATGGGATTCCTTATTTTTGCCACCTTGTTGCTGTCGGCTATGATCTTATACTCATCGGTGGTTTAGATCCAGTGACTTGGGACGCCTCCCCTTCGGTCTTTGTTTTCAATTTCTTGACGGCCAAGTGGCGCCGGGGGGCTGATATGCCCGGCGCACGCAGGTCTATGTTCGGATGCGCTTCCGGTCATGGTCCGATGGTGTATGTTGCCGGCGGTCATGACGAAGAGAAGAATGCTTTGAAATCTGCATTGGCATATGACGTGGTGAGGGATGAATGGACTCCGTTACCCGACATGTCAAGAGAACGGGACGAGGTTAAGGGCGTTTTCCGCCACGGCAAGTTCCACGCCGTCGGCGGCTACTGCACCGAAACGCAAGGCCGATTCGAGAGAAGCGCCGAGGTGTTCGACGTTGAGACATGGCATTGGGATCACGTGCGGGAAGACTTCTTGGAAGCCAGCACGTGTCCGAGCACTTGCACACCTGGAAATGACATGGATATGTATATGATTTACGAAGGTAACGTGGTGGGATCAAAAGACGCCAAATGGCAAGTGATTGCCAAGCTACCTGGTGACGTGTGCAAGATGTCCTACATGACGAGGTGGCAAGACAAGTTGATGGTGATTGGTTCTTTAAGATTGGATGAGCCCCACAATGCTTACGTGTTGAATTTGGAGAAATCTGAATGGACCAAATTGTGGATCCCTCAAGATTACTCTGGTCATGTTCATACGGGATGTTACTTAGAGATTTGA
- the LOC121208215 gene encoding uncharacterized mitochondrial protein AtMg00860-like produces MWEPDILKIVFRTHEGHYEFLVMPFGLTNAPSSFQALMDSMFKPYLKKFVLIFFNDILVYSRSWHDHLQHLRTVLLLLRMHKLFAKKSKCCFGISQIEYLRHVIHAGTVAMDQSKIACVSSWPVPQSVKELRSFLGLSGYYRRFIRNYGVIAKPLTDLLKRNGWTWSDEATAAFQSLKEALCAASVLSLPDFQLEFTVDTDVSGFGIERCYNNKGNLWHFSARP; encoded by the coding sequence ATGTGGGAACCTGATATCCTTAAAATAGTATTTCGGACACATGAAGggcactatgaattccttgtaaTGCCTTTCGGTCTTACAAACGCACCTTCTAGTTTTCAGGCTCTGATGGATTCTATGTTTAAACCGTACTTGAAAAAGTTTGtgcttattttctttaatgatatACTTGTGTATTCGCGGTCTTGGCACGATCATCTGCAGCATTTGCGAACTGTTCTTCTCCTTTTGAGAATGCACAAATTGTTTGCCAAAAAGAGCAAATGTTGTTTTGGTATTTCTCAAATTGAATACCTCAGGCATGTCATACATGCGGGAACAGTTGCTATGGATCAATCTAAGATTGCATGTGTCTCTTCTTGGCCTGTTCCGCAATCAGTTAAGGAATTGCGAAGTTTTCTTGGCCTTTCCGGGTATTATAGGAGGTTCATCCGGAATTATGGAGTCATCGCAAAACCTCTGACGGACTTGTTAAAAAGAAATGGATGGACTTGGTCTGACGAGGCAACGGCAGCATTTCAATCACTAAAAGAGGCCCTATGTGCAGCATCTGTCCTGAGCTTACCTGATTTTCAGCTCGAATTTACTGTCGATACTGATGTGAGTGGGTTTGGCATTGAGCGGTGCTACAACAATAAGGGAAACCTGTGGCATTTTTCAGCAAGGCCTTAG